In Blautia wexlerae DSM 19850, a single window of DNA contains:
- a CDS encoding glycosyltransferase family 2 protein — protein sequence MKKEPLVSIIVPIYNVEKYIVKGVESLCNQNYNNIEIILVDDGSPDRSPELIDDLAQRDKRIKAIHKTNGGVSSARNVGINHSNGDYIMFVDGDDWVDPSYVSFFVNMIVESNHSIGMNYNYYYDSGRTNIDSNDFTIIDKNIAAGSIYNGDIFVAVWNKIYSKVFLDKNQIRFNEAIWFGEGMLFNIECLKYTNEIAVCKKSLYHQTPNQESAMRAFNLKSFLCGIKSMELQKEIIDSFSDSVKNEWELHLYGYNHSIIDGLVKTNSVDDNEEVYKKYVKLLRRNIGIPLKYERRFKNKIACILYFISPSIMSKAMLKRNNRRLKSGD from the coding sequence GTGAAAAAAGAACCTTTGGTTAGTATCATCGTGCCAATATATAATGTTGAAAAATATATTGTTAAGGGCGTCGAGTCATTATGTAATCAGAATTATAATAATATAGAAATTATTTTAGTTGATGATGGATCACCAGATAGATCTCCTGAATTAATAGATGATTTAGCTCAGAGAGATAAACGAATAAAGGCAATACACAAAACAAATGGAGGCGTATCCTCTGCTCGAAATGTAGGAATTAATCATTCAAATGGTGATTACATTATGTTTGTCGATGGAGATGATTGGGTTGATCCGTCATATGTATCATTTTTTGTAAATATGATTGTTGAATCGAACCATTCAATTGGAATGAATTATAATTATTATTATGATTCCGGCAGAACAAATATAGACAGTAATGATTTTACTATTATAGATAAGAATATAGCAGCTGGATCCATATACAACGGAGATATATTTGTAGCAGTTTGGAATAAGATTTATAGTAAAGTTTTTTTAGATAAAAATCAAATTCGATTTAATGAAGCAATATGGTTTGGGGAAGGAATGTTATTTAACATTGAATGCTTAAAATACACAAATGAGATTGCCGTTTGTAAGAAATCCTTGTATCACCAAACTCCAAATCAAGAAAGCGCTATGCGAGCCTTCAATTTAAAGAGTTTTTTATGTGGAATTAAATCAATGGAATTACAGAAAGAAATAATAGATTCTTTTTCTGATAGCGTTAAAAATGAGTGGGAACTGCATTTGTATGGATACAACCATAGCATTATTGACGGGCTTGTAAAAACGAATTCTGTTGATGATAATGAAGAAGTATACAAAAAATATGTTAAATTGTTACGTCGCAATATTGGTATTCCTCTTAAGTATGAAAGGAGATTTAAGAATAAAATTGCGTGTATTTTATATTTTATTTCACCAAGTATTATGTCAAAGGCGATGCTAAAAAGAAATAATAGAAGGCTTAAGAGCGGTGATTAG